A genomic region of Parambassis ranga chromosome 7, fParRan2.1, whole genome shotgun sequence contains the following coding sequences:
- the icmt gene encoding protein-S-isoprenylcysteine O-methyltransferase — MAGSKLVLEGRVSVKGFILGLSVLVIPLIRTWFGHIDWVFDYLTETPGKIAICIHIAVINGYLLVIYRGPLYKVAVRACFLGVTFGCGLIISCSETTWTHFGWYLCSLSFFHYSEYLVTAVINPRSLSLDSFLLNHSVEYTLAAVSSWVEFTVEKLTVPELKQLTWMSYVGLFMVLCGEGLRKAAMLTAGSNFNHIVQNEKAQSHVLVTSGVYAYFRHPSYVGWFYWSIGTQVMLCNPVCILGYTIASWRFFRERIEEEELSLIHFFAEDYVEYKKKVSTGLPFISGIRVN; from the exons ATGGCTGGCAGTAAGTTGGTGCTGGAAGGTAGAGTAAGTGTAAAAGGCTTTATTTTAGGGCTTAGCGTACTTGTGATCCCATTGATCAGGACCTGGTTTGGACATATTGACTGGGTCTTTGATTATCTGACGGAAACTCCCGGGAAAATAGCCATTTGTATCCACATTGCAGTTATCAACGGCTACTTGCTAGTCATTTACAGAGGACCTCTGTACAAG GTCGCTGTTAGAGCCTGTTTTCTAGGAGTGACTTTTGGCTGTGGCTTAATTATAAGCTGCTCTGAAACCACCTGGACACATTTTGGCTG GTACTTGTGCTCCCTGTCATTCTTCCATTACTCTGAGTACTTGGTAACTGCCGTCATCAACCCCCGCAGCCTGTCGCTGGACTCTTTCCTCCTAAACCACAGTGTGGAGTACACCCTCGCTGCTGTCTCATCATGGGTGGAGTTCACTGTGGAAAAGCTTACTGTCCCAG AGCTGAAGCAGCTTACCTGGATGAGCTACGTGGGTCTGTTCATGGTGCTGTGTGGTGAGGGCCTGCGGAAGGCGGCTATGTTGACAGCCGGCTCCAACTTCAATCACATTGTCCAGAATGAGAAGGCCCAGAGCCATGTGCTGGTCACCAGTGGGGTCTATGCCTACTTCAGACACCCCTCCTATGTGGGTTGGTTCTACTGGAGTATAGGAACACAG GTCATGCTGTGTAACCCAGTGTGCATCCTGGGCTATACTATAGCCAGCTGGAGGTTCTTCCGAGAGcggatagaggaggaggagctctcTCTCATCCATTTTTTTGCTGAGGACTATGTGGAATACAAGAAAAAGGTTTCCACCGGTCTGCCCTTCATCTCAGGCATCCGTGTCAACTAG
- the LOC114438116 gene encoding sodium-coupled neutral amino acid transporter 3-like, which yields MELQKLSNGNHHDVAVPVEGGVPPEEEKFLQHNDGGSKRAQFTDFEGKTSFGMSVFNLSNAIMGSGILGLSYAMSNTGIVLFLILLVCIASLSCYSVHLLLCSAGVVGIRAYEQLGMRAFGHPGKILAAVVITLHNIGAMSSYLFIVKYELPLVIQAFLGQTSSSDDWYMNGNYLIVIVTVCIILPLAMMKHLGYLGYTSGFSLSCMVFFLSVVIYKRFNIACPLEVFGNSSVTTTVPEDSCTAKFFTINQETAYTIPILAFAFVCHPEVLPIYTELSNPTKRRMQNIGNVSILGMFIMYFFTAIFGYLTFYENTEAELLHTYSKVDPLDTLILCVRLAVLVAVTLTVPVVLFPIRRALLQLLFPGKPFHWLRHIAIAVCLLVAVNLLVILVPNIRDIFGITGATTAPTLIFILPGLFYIRIIPTDQEPMNSRPKIQAVLFATLGFIFMTMSLTFIGIDWTSGEKRNLGGH from the exons ATGGAACTGCAGAAATTATCAAATGGTAATCACCATGACGTTGCTGTGCCAGTGGAGGGAGG AGTCCCACCAGAGGAAGAAAAGTTTCTGCAGCACAATGATGGTGGCTCAAAGAGAGCCCAGTTCACAGAT TTTGAGGGTAAAACTTCTTTTGGGATGTCTGTTTTCAACCTGAGCAACGCCATCATGGGCAGTGGCATCCTGGGACTGTCCTACGCCATGTCAAACACCGGCATCGTCCTGTTCCT GATCCTGCTGGTATGTATTGCCTCCCTGTCCTGTTATTCTGTCCATCTGCTGTTGTGCAGTGCTGGAGTTGTGG GTATCCGGGCTTATGAACAGCTTGGCATGAGAGCATTTGGTCACCCAGGCAAGATTCTTGCAGCTGTTGTTATAACACTACATAACATTGGAG ccatgTCCAGCTACCTGTTCATAGTAAAGTACGAGTTGCCGCTGGTCATTCAGGCCTTTCTTGGGCAAACATCTAGCTCTGA TGACTGGTACATGAATGGAAACTACCTCATTGTCATTGTGACTGTTTGCATCATCCTCCCACTGGCCATGATGAAACACCTGG GGTATCTTGGTTATACCagtggcttctctctctcctgcatggtcttcttcctgtctgtg GTCATCTACAAGAGATTTAACATTGCTTGCCCTCTGGAAGTGTTTGGAAACTCCTCTGTGACCACTACTGTCCCCGAGGACTCATGCACTGCCAAATTCTTCACCATCAACCAAGAG ACAGCATACACCATCCCCATCTTGGcatttgcttttgtttgtcacCCTGAAGTGCTTCCTATCTACACCGAACTGAGCAA CCCAACCAAAAGGAGAATGCAGAACATTGGCAATGTTTCCATCCTGGGCATGTTCATCATGTACTTCTTCACTGCCATATTTGGCTACTTGACCTTCTACG agaaCACTGAAGCTGAGCTCCTCCATACGTACAGTAAGGTGGATCCCTTGGACACTCTGATCCTGTGTGTTCGGCTGGCTGTCCTGGTGGCGGTCACTTTGACTGTACCTGTGGTCCTCTTTCCT atcCGTCGTGCCCTCTTGCAGCTGCTGTTCCCTGGGAAGCCCTTTCACTGGCTGCGTCACATCGccattgctgtgtgtctgttagtCGCTGTCAATCTGTTGGTCATCCTGGTTCCCAACATTCGGGACATTTTTGGCATTACTG GGGCAACCACTGCTCCCACTCTGATCTTCATCCTTCCTGGACTGTTCTACATCCGCATTATTCCGACTGACCAGGAGCCCATGAACAGTAGACCAAAGATCCAG GCTGTGCTTTTTGCCACACTAGGCTTCATATTCATGACCATGAGTCTGACATTCATTGGTATTGACTGGACAAGTGGAGAAAAGCGGAATCTTGGTGGCCATTAA
- the LOC114439025 gene encoding protein-serine O-palmitoleoyltransferase porcupine-like, translated as MDWSSRLEVWQELAESCGLITVQQAVQQVWRLLLLCLICRFYFRLGAASTVKHIVSALAGLLSLYLFFEENMVWVLLLGSLCYLILLLSRNSSSKGLFLSVIILIYLLIGELHLIDMVTWHKMRGSQMVVAMKAISLAFDLDRGAVGSFPSPVEYLGYVLFVGTVVFGPWISFSSYKNAVEGTKLSWLWLYSSSLSLLKSQICLLISTCIAPYLFLLFIPISGSSVTEKWLRAYETAVSFHFSNYFVGHLSEGTTMLAGAGFTEEKDSIRWDMSVVKPVNVEMPRSMVVVVTSWNIPISRWLKTYVFKNAVKLGTFPGILVTYTASALLHGLSFHLGAVLLSLGFITYVEHVLRKKLASIFSACILSRPCGSDCSHQHKKEYWVVLLNLGFSFLAVFHLTYLGSMFDAGADEEAVEEGYTAIHTIQRWSDLNWASHWVLLACWVFYRLI; from the exons ATGGACTGGTCCAGTAGGCTGGAGGTGTGGCAGGAGCTGGCTGAGAGCTGTGGTCTCATAACAGTCCAGCAAGCCGTACAGCAGGTCTGGAGGCTGCTGCTACTCTGCCTGATTTGCAGATTCTACTTCAGACTAG gagCGGCGTCCACAGTGAAGCATATTGTGTCTGCTTTGGCTGGGCTACTTAGCCTGTATCTGTTCTTTGAGGAGAACATGGTGTGGGTGCTGTTACTTGGTTCACTCTGTTACCTCATTCTGCTGCTCAGCCGAAACTCCAGCAGCAAAGGGCTCTTCCTCTCAGTTATCATCCTCATCTACCTCCTGATCGG AGAGTTGCATTTAATTGATATGGTGACTTGGCATAAAATGAGAG gcTCTCAGATGGTAGTGGCCATGAAGGCCATCTCTTTGGCTTTTGACTTGGACCGAGGAGCAGTGGGCAGTTTTCCCTCCCCAGTGGAGTACCTGGGATATGTGCTCTTTGTGGGTACTGTTGTCTTTGGCCCTTGGATCAGCTTCTCCAGTTATAAGAATGCAGTCGAAGGGACAAAACTG AGCTGGTTGTGGCTGTATAGTTCCTCCCTGAGCCTTCTGAAAAGTCAGATCTGTCTGCTGATCTCTACCTGCATTGCCCCGTACCTCTTCCTCTTGTTCATTCCCATCTCTGGAAGCTCAGTGACAGAGAA GTGGCTGCGTGCTTATGAAACAGCAGTATCCTTCCACTTCAGTAACTACTTTGTGGGTCACCTCAGTGAGGGCACCACTATGCTAGCTGGAGCAGGCTTCACAGAAGAAAAAGATAGCATCAGATG GGACATGAGTGTGGTGAAACCTGTCAATGTGGAAATGCCTCGCTCTATGGTGGTAGTGGTGACATCCTGGAACATCCCAATCTCCCGATGGCTAAAAACCT ATGTCTTTAAAAATGCTGTGAAACTAGGAACTTTCCCAGGCATCTTGGTGACGTACACAGCCAGCGCCTTACTGCAT GGTCTGAGTTTTCACCTGGGAGCTGTCCTGCTCTCGCTGGGATTCATCACTTATGTGGAACATG ttCTGAGAAAGAAACTTGCATCCATCTTCAGTGCCTGCATCCTGTCCAGGCCGTGTGGTTCTGACTGCAGCCATCAGCACAAGAAG GAATACTGGGTAGTGCTGCTGAACCTGGGTTTCAGCTTCCTGGCCGTCTTCCATCTCACATACCTAGGCTCTATGTTTGATGCTGGAGCTGATGAAGAAGCAGTAGAGGAG GGTTACACTGCCATCCACACCATCCAGAGGTGGTCTGATCTTAACTGGGCAAGCCACTGGGTTTTGCTCGCCTGCTGGGTCTTCTATCGTTTAATTTAG